CGGCGGTCAACGGCTGAGGCGACGGACAGGTTGTCGAGTTGGGGAGGCTGTTGGTTCGAACGAAAGCGGAGAGGACTTCGACAATGGTGGGCTGGTCACGAGGAGAGTCCCTGGCGAGGCGCTCCAGGGCGTAAACGGAACCCAGCCTGCCTTGGAGGTGCTCGGGGCCCGACTGGTCGAGAAGTTCGACGGCCTTCGCGAAGCGGTCGGTGTACTGGACCTGTTCGTTTACTTCGTTCTGCCGTAAAGCAGCCCAGCTTTGTTCTTGAGCGGCGGTGACCTGGTCTCGGGTGAAGTAAGCCTGTACGCCGGTAAACAGCAGTGCTCCGATCGCAGTGAACGAGGTGATCGTCTGACCGATCGTGACCTCGCGTTCCGCCCTCGGTTCGGCAGGCGATCCACCGCCCTCAACCTCTCGGCCCCTTCGAACACGACGGAACCGGGGCATCTCACGGACAGCGGCACCCAGCAGTGCCACTGCGCCTCCACCGAGCAGCAGCGACACAACGTGACCAAGTACCCAGCGCCCCACATCGGCCCAGTTGATCCAGTCCGCGACCGTCGATACCGCTGCCAGCAGCATCACCGCTCCCGCTCCCGCGAGAACGACAGATCGTCGACCGGAGTTCGCTAAGTGATCGTTCACGCACATGTCATCGCTGCGGAGCACCCGAGCCTTACGCGTCCGACTGGCGAACGTGACCTACACCGCTCGCCAGTCGGGCTGGAATACCGCAGACTTGAGGTGGGGCGGAGCGTGGCTCGGCCGCCGCCACATCCTGTGAGAACCCGCCAGATCAGGTGCGCCGCGACACCAACCCGAACGCGGAGTCCTTGATCACCGCTCGTGTCGCGCGTGCGGCATGCCAGGGCTTCCCGTCCCGGACCTTCTCCAACGACTTGGGCGTGTAGTCCAGCGCGAAGCTCCGGCCCACCCAGAGTCGGGCGTGGTGGAAGAAGCGGCCGATGCGCCAGTCGGCGAACTCCGCGTCCAGTCTGCCCATCGCCGGACGCGCCGCGCCCGTCAGTCCGGCGGCCTGGACCCGCTTGGTGTAGGCGGCGCCGATCAGGCATTCCATGCTCACCAATAGGTACGAGATCGCGATGTAGAAAGGTTTTCCCGCGGTGTGCTCGGCGACGAACGCCTCGTCCCGCACCCCGTCGACGTGTTCACCTTCGGATGCGACGGGCGACATGTTCTTGTGACGACCCCAAGGCTCCGCACATGGACGGCAAGTACTCCTTGGCAGGGAGGTCGGGTCAGCCGAGCTGGGTGATGGTGATGTTGGCGGGGCCGCTGGTGCCGGTGACGCCTTCGGGGGTGAGGCACTGCGCCGGTGTGGTGTTGAGCAGCGCCGCGGTCATCACGACGGCGGCTCCGGTGAACTGGCCCGCGGTCACGGTGCCCTGGTAGACCACGACGACCTCGTTGGCGGGGCGCAGCACGACCAGCCCCACCGCGGCCACGGTGGTGGTCTCACCGGTGTTCCAGGCGATGGTCACCGTGATGGAGACGCCGCCACCCAGGCACGACACCAGGCCGTTCGCGGTGATCGCGTACCCGCCGGAGGTGATGGTGGGCGATCCGCTCGAGACGCACGAGCCGTAGTCCGCGCTGGAGGTGATGGAGACGACCCTGGGCTGCGCGGTGACTCCCGGCTGGTAGGTGTTGGCGCCGCTGCCCGTGCACGACAGCAACTCGACGTCCACGGCTTGGGCCGCGGGTGCTGCGGTCGCCACTGCGAACGCCACCGACATGGCGACGACGACGCCCGCGAAGGACCGCCGCGCCGCCGACACCAGCTTTCCGAGCTTCGCCGTCCTCATCGGAGCACCCCACTTCCATGGCTCGACCGGATTCACACTGTAATCACCCGGTGGCGTGCCGAACGGGCGAAATGCGATGACACTTTCCGTATGCGCCCCACGGGTGCGAAACCGCAGATTTCGTTGCAGCGGGTCCGCACTGCCGGGTGTCACTGACCCATGGTGATCGGCCGTGGTGGGCTTGTATCGATTACCCGGTCCAGGCGGTCGGTGTCCGGGGCATCTTGGCAACCAACCGTGTCCGATCTTTGTCGCCCACACCGCGCACGTCCGCGTGGCCGAACTGGTGACGACGGGCGCAGTGCCGGTGCTGTCGATGACCTGAGCGGCACGAGGTCTCGCCGCCAGCGTGATCGACTCATCCCTGCCCACGAGGCGTACGTACGGCGACCGCAGGGTAACCCGAAGTTGAACCGTCACTCCACGGTGACCGCGCCACCGCCCGGAAAGGGGTTCGCGTCCATGACTTCCCGCTTCGAGCCGGAGAAAACACCCGAAGGGGAAGACAGCGATGAGGGCGACGGACTGTCGTTGGACACGTCGGTGCGGTGCGGCAGCCTGGCGGTGATGCGCGCCCAGGTCGGCAGCCTGCTGCAACGGTTCGGTGAGGACTTCGTCCAGGACGCGCAACTCGTCTGCCACGAACTCGTCGCCAACGCCTGCGACCACGCCGACAAACCCCACCACCTCAGCGTGCGCTGCCACACCCGATACGAACTCCTCATCGAGGTCCGGGACGCCTCCACCGATCGTGCCCCGCGGATCGGCGCCTCGACGGCAGGCCCCAACCGCGGCAACGGCATGAAAATGGTCGAAGCACTCAGCAGCGACTGGGGCGTGCGTCGCACCGACAACGCCAAGGTCGTCTGGGCCCGCCTGCGCATACCGGCCTGACCACACCTCGCCGGGCGTCGCACTGCCCAATGACGACGGCGCTTTGATCCGGACGTGATCTCGTGCCGCCCGAGGTGTTCCACCGGCCGGTCCGCGACGACGTCGACGAGCCGCTGGCCGTGCGTGTGGTGGATCAGGCGTTGGCGTTCCTCGGCGGCTGCGCGCGCGGGACCGGGCCGGGCGCGCCGCGGTTGTAGACGTCACCGTTGGTCGACCCGGGCAGGCATGCCTTCCTGCTGCACACCCGCCTGTACCAAGCATTCCGTCTGGAGGTGGAGGGCGGTTCGTCCACCGCGTGCCCGACGATCCCGACGCGCGCACTTGAGCGCCGTCGACTGTGCGGCGGTGTTGCCCCGTACGGTGGGGCGATCGAGCGTGCCGGCACAAGCTGTGGTCGGCCGCGGCGCAGTGCGAGCTGTGCCACGAGGAGGGCAACTGCCCCGCCGACGGCGCCGACGGCACCGAGAACAGCGGCAACCGCACCGGCGGGAGCTGAACCCATACGAGAACGGGAGATTCGGTGACCGGTGGACGTGGGACACGCTGCCCGCGCCGGTCCGCGACGCGATCGACGCCGACCTGGACGTGGCGGGCGCGGTCGAGGAGATCGACCGGAGCGTGGGAAGCGACTTGGTCGTCGTGCTCGACCTGCACGACGGGCGCCGCGTGTTCCTCAAAGGGGTACGGGGGCGCTCGCCGCGGATGCGATGGCTGCGCACCGAGGCCACCGCCGATCCCTGATCCCTGATCCCGCCTCGGCCGTGATCCACTGCCGTGACGTCGCCGACGGCGAGGGCCTGAACTGGCTGCTGGTCGTCTTCGAACACCTGCCCGGCCGCCACCCGGACCTCGCCCCCGGCTCACCCGACCTGGGTCACCGGCCCGCCGACGCCGAGCACCTCACCGCAAGCCTGCCCGGCCTCCACGGCGTCGACCGGGACGCCGCGCTTGACGCTTCTCCCTCTACCTCGCCGCCCTGTGGACCACGTGGGCCGTTGCCGAGGTTCCGCACCGGGCACCCGGCACCGTGCACGACTGGCCTGCAACTACGCCGCGCACCGCGTGGCGCTCAACACCGTCCACCGCGGCTGACCCGCAGGATCGGCGCACCGGTGACCACCCCTTCCGGTCGCGCCGGCTTCCGCCTCGCCCGCTGTCCTCCGACACCGGAAGAGGCAGCAGCCGCTGGTCACGGCGTTGGACGGGCCGCTGAGCGCGATCGCCCTGGTGACGGCCGGAGTGATCTACCGGCTGGTCAACTACACGCTGGTGGTCGGCGCGGTCATCGGCTCCAACCCGATCAGCTCGCGCGCAAGGCGCTGGGGCCGGCGTCGGATTGACTGCTGATCGCTGAGGCCATCGGGCTGGGCTGCTCCGTCACCCTGGTGACGGTGCAGCCCAGCCCTGGAGTGCGCCATTGCTGCTGGTCACCATGCTCACCCTGTACCTGGGGCTGTTGTCGCCGCAGTTGCGGGCGGCTGCCTGGCCAACTCGCCGCCGCTACCGGTGGTCGTGGCACTGTTCGCGTTATCCGGTGCCGCCTCCAGCTACCACGTCGTGGCCAACTCCAGCTTCGTGCTGCGCGCACTCGACGCCCACCGAGGCCAGGCCGTCGGCTTCGCCATCACCGCCATGCAGGCCACCCAAGGAGCAAGGAGTCGCCCTCGGCGGACTGACCGCCGAACT
This region of Saccharothrix longispora genomic DNA includes:
- a CDS encoding pentapeptide repeat-containing protein; the protein is MLLAAVSTVADWINWADVGRWVLGHVVSLLLGGGAVALLGAAVREMPRFRRVRRGREVEGGGSPAEPRAEREVTIGQTITSFTAIGALLFTGVQAYFTRDQVTAAQEQSWAALRQNEVNEQVQYTDRFAKAVELLDQSGPEHLQGRLGSVYALERLARDSPRDQPTIVEVLSAFVRTNSLPNSTTCPSPQPLTADTRAALTVLGRRNRDHDKDTRVDLSAMCLNGANLVGLNLSNANLSGANLNGATLVRTYLSNPNLGNGNLGDVNPAARFGESLRGADLVYAELRSANLRDVDLSGADLRNADLTDANLNGAHLTGADLAGADLRSADLTNANLTDTDLTNVVHDPKTIVEGTMTDTNTIGQWW
- a CDS encoding ATP-binding protein, encoding MTSRFEPEKTPEGEDSDEGDGLSLDTSVRCGSLAVMRAQVGSLLQRFGEDFVQDAQLVCHELVANACDHADKPHHLSVRCHTRYELLIEVRDASTDRAPRIGASTAGPNRGNGMKMVEALSSDWGVRRTDNAKVVWARLRIPA